In a single window of the Desulfovibrio sp. ZJ209 genome:
- a CDS encoding efflux transporter outer membrane subunit, whose translation MSFSASTPRTGGHALKRLAAGILCACLACALAACSFAPRYERPVQDLPKEWRSVDLGSAPLDTDWWTRFNDPVLTALIDDALTYNQDLAQSLARIDSAAAQVGVATAALFPQVSGTGAATAQSASEKAPNTVPFAVSGMSRSTTQYQGALSAGWELDLWGKARNRRTMLSDVLMNSVIGHEALRLSVAAQTAQGYFALLALDMQLETARRTLKSREESFGIYTSRYEQGDITELDWQRARAEVEIARAQVHTSTVAVDQAEAALAVLIGRSPRDIINRAMPRGHDIGSLPAPPVLPSGLPSELLMRRPDIRAAEYLIMAYNANIGVARAQFFPSISLTGAIGTLSAAVANLFTNPAGTWSYGASGSIPILDFGNNWYNLKDAEAQKRAAEAAYRKTVQTAFEDIRTSLTAQREAGAIVRSMQIEVESLRRATEIARLQYDNGYTDYLTVLDAERQLFAAELQLASALRDRLNAVVSVCMALGGGWSDTGATPSFPIVDTEALLEEEKAVGLPASRSGAGARP comes from the coding sequence ATGAGTTTCAGCGCATCTACGCCGCGCACAGGGGGCCATGCCCTGAAACGCCTTGCCGCGGGCATCCTTTGCGCATGCCTCGCCTGCGCCCTCGCCGCCTGCTCCTTTGCGCCGCGCTATGAAAGGCCGGTGCAGGACCTGCCCAAGGAATGGCGCTCGGTGGATCTGGGCTCCGCCCCGCTGGACACGGACTGGTGGACGCGGTTCAATGATCCCGTGCTCACGGCCCTCATTGACGACGCGCTGACCTATAATCAGGATCTCGCCCAGTCGCTGGCGCGCATCGACTCGGCCGCCGCCCAGGTGGGCGTGGCCACGGCGGCCCTCTTCCCGCAGGTGAGCGGCACGGGCGCGGCCACGGCCCAGAGCGCTTCGGAAAAGGCGCCCAACACGGTGCCCTTTGCGGTGAGCGGCATGTCGCGCTCGACCACGCAGTACCAGGGCGCGCTTTCCGCCGGCTGGGAGCTCGACCTCTGGGGCAAGGCGCGCAACCGGCGCACCATGCTGAGCGACGTGCTCATGAACAGCGTCATCGGCCACGAGGCCCTGCGCCTCTCCGTGGCGGCGCAGACGGCCCAGGGCTATTTCGCGCTGCTCGCGCTCGACATGCAGCTTGAGACGGCCAGGCGCACGCTCAAGAGCCGCGAGGAATCCTTCGGCATCTACACGAGCCGCTACGAGCAGGGGGACATCACCGAGCTCGACTGGCAGCGCGCCCGCGCCGAGGTGGAGATCGCCCGCGCGCAGGTGCATACCAGCACCGTGGCCGTGGACCAGGCCGAGGCGGCGCTGGCCGTGCTCATTGGCCGCTCGCCGCGTGACATCATCAACCGCGCCATGCCCCGCGGCCATGACATCGGGAGCCTGCCCGCGCCGCCGGTGCTGCCTTCAGGGCTCCCCTCAGAATTGCTTATGCGCCGGCCCGACATCCGCGCGGCGGAATACCTGATCATGGCCTACAACGCCAATATCGGCGTGGCCCGCGCCCAGTTCTTCCCGTCCATCTCGCTCACGGGCGCCATCGGCACCCTGAGCGCAGCGGTGGCGAACCTGTTCACCAACCCCGCCGGCACGTGGAGCTACGGGGCCAGCGGCTCCATCCCAATTCTGGATTTCGGCAACAACTGGTACAACCTCAAGGACGCCGAGGCCCAGAAGCGCGCGGCCGAGGCCGCCTACCGCAAGACCGTGCAGACGGCCTTCGAGGACATCCGCACCTCGCTCACGGCGCAACGCGAGGCCGGGGCCATCGTGCGCAGCATGCAGATCGAGGTGGAGAGCCTGCGGCGCGCCACGGAGATCGCCCGCCTCCAGTACGACAACGGCTATACCGATTACCTCACCGTGCTCGATGCCGAGCGCCAGCTCTTCGCCGCCGAGCTCCAGCTGGCCTCGGCCCTGCGCGACAGGCTCAACGCCGTGGTCAGCGTGTGCATGGCCCTTGGGGGCGGCTGGTCGGATACGGGCGCCACGCCCTCCTTCCCCATCGTGGATACGGAAGCATTGCTGGAAGAAGAAAAAGCCGTGGGCCTGCCGGCCTCCCGAAGCGGCGCGGGCGCGCGGCCATGA
- the gluQRS gene encoding tRNA glutamyl-Q(34) synthetase GluQRS, whose product MSDRGSTGEPGPPEARPVVGRLAPSPTGLLHLGNAWAFLLAWLSARSKGGRVLLRMEDLDPQRSRPAFAAAIVDDLHWLGLDWDAGPEEEDAAPALGPMAQSRRGHIYAGAIAKLEAAGLTYPCFCSRKELRQLASAPHAGEEGPAAPDPCRSLTQPERQRLIAAGRHAALRLRSPDESVRFCDMLQGPQAFSPEAFGGDFALRRSDGVVAYQLAVAVDDGLMGVTEVVRGRDLLPSTPRQLLVMRFLGLRPPRYTHIPLLLDSGGERLAKRHASLSLAALRAAGVRPEVVVGYLGRLAGINPGGVPVHPRELVGRFTPTALPREDLRVMEEDMARLMSPNDG is encoded by the coding sequence ATGAGCGACAGAGGATCGACAGGAGAGCCCGGCCCTCCTGAAGCGCGGCCCGTGGTTGGGCGCCTCGCGCCAAGCCCCACGGGGCTGCTCCACCTTGGCAACGCCTGGGCCTTCCTGCTGGCGTGGCTCTCGGCGCGCAGCAAGGGGGGCCGCGTCCTGCTGCGCATGGAGGACCTGGACCCGCAGCGCTCGCGCCCGGCCTTTGCCGCCGCCATCGTGGACGACCTCCATTGGCTCGGGCTGGACTGGGACGCCGGGCCGGAAGAGGAAGATGCCGCGCCCGCGCTCGGGCCCATGGCGCAGAGCCGGCGCGGGCACATCTATGCCGGGGCCATCGCGAAGCTGGAGGCCGCCGGCCTCACCTATCCCTGTTTTTGCAGCCGCAAGGAGCTGCGCCAGCTCGCCTCCGCGCCCCATGCCGGCGAGGAGGGGCCGGCCGCGCCCGACCCGTGCCGCAGCCTCACGCAGCCGGAGCGGCAGCGCCTCATTGCGGCCGGGAGGCACGCGGCCCTGCGCCTGCGCAGTCCTGACGAGTCCGTGCGCTTCTGCGATATGCTCCAGGGGCCGCAAGCGTTCAGCCCCGAGGCCTTTGGCGGTGATTTCGCCCTGCGCCGCTCCGACGGCGTGGTGGCCTACCAGCTGGCCGTGGCCGTGGACGACGGCCTCATGGGCGTGACCGAAGTGGTGCGCGGGCGCGACCTCTTGCCCTCCACGCCGCGCCAGCTGCTCGTCATGCGCTTTTTGGGGCTCAGGCCGCCCAGATACACACATATCCCGCTCCTGCTGGATAGCGGGGGCGAGCGGCTTGCCAAGCGTCACGCCAGCCTGTCGCTTGCCGCGCTTAGGGCTGCCGGCGTGAGGCCGGAAGTGGTCGTCGGCTATCTCGGACGCCTTGCGGGCATCAATCCCGGGGGCGTCCCAGTGCATCCGCGTGAGCTCGTGGGCCGCTTCACCCCCACCGCCTTGCCGCGCGAGGATTTGCGGGTTATGGAGGAAGACATGGCGCGCCTCATGAGCCCGAACGACGGCTGA
- a CDS encoding multidrug efflux RND transporter permease subunit: MAVSAKPNLFLRRPILSSVISIVITLVGLLAMTALPIAQYPDLVPPTVNVSASYPGASAATIASTVLAPLEVNINGVENMLYMTSTAASGSGSGTINVYFSLDTDPDMALVNVNNKVNLAQTTLPEEVRRQGVTVVKRSPAALMFFSFFSPDGRYDEVYLHNWMQINVVDELKRVAGVGDCSVFGNRNYSMRIWLQPDKLAKYGISTQEVAAAIQEQNSQFAPGRLGEMPAPQDTQLTWQIDTLGRLVTPEQFGEIIVRTGPDSAMLRLKDVADIKLGGLDYSVSSRFDGMPACMGGVYLLPGANAIATGDRVSARLAEIAQTMPDGMEFQLVVDTNDFVMESIHEVISTLIEAMILVFIVVFVFLQNWRATLIPCIAVPVSIIGTFAGLYALGFSINTLTLFAMVLAIGLVVDDAIVVLENVERIMSTEHLPPKEATAKSMNEITAPVIAIVLVLCSVFIPVAFMGGLAGQMYKQFAITIAVSVTLSGIVALTLTPSLCALLLKPHAADYKPPKAFVWFDYTFGRITHAYLRGVRYLKDHGVTALILTALMFVCIIWLFRVVPGGLVPNEDQGYTLGMAILDDGASLKRTETVGDVINDYGLKIPGVRHLANINGIDITTVSVKSNYSTFFTTLEPWSKRKKKSESAGAISDRMKAVTMMQPEAVVLGFLPPPISGMSTTGGFEGYIQMRGDGTLNDLEKQANAFVAEALSRNADGTPKYPAIGSVQNLFSTGSPQLYANLDRDRCKDMGVNISDVFTTMSATFGGMYVNDFNYMGRTFQVRLQSESQFRQLPEDLSDVYVPNNKGEMIPLTALMTLERRTAPQVVERYNVFPAAHVMGNPADGYSSGQALAAMEAVARTLPNDYSLGWVGSALQEKLASSDTTMIFVLALVMVFLILAAQYESWSLPLSVLTAVPFGVFGALVATYFRGLENDVYFQVALVTIIGLAAKNAILIVEFAVDAWHDGRSLDVAAMQAARLRFRPIVMTSLAFILGVVPLAISTGAGANSRHSIGTAVIGGMLGATCIATVFLPYFFKLIMQISLKLRGKTDPNAGKGSLDGEVDDL; the protein is encoded by the coding sequence TCCCATCCTTTCTTCGGTCATTTCCATCGTCATCACGCTGGTGGGCCTGCTCGCCATGACGGCGCTGCCCATCGCGCAGTATCCCGACCTCGTGCCGCCCACGGTCAACGTGAGCGCGAGCTATCCGGGCGCCTCGGCGGCGACCATCGCCTCCACGGTGCTCGCGCCGCTGGAAGTGAACATCAACGGCGTGGAAAACATGCTCTACATGACGTCCACGGCGGCCTCGGGCTCGGGCTCCGGCACCATCAACGTGTATTTTTCGCTGGATACCGACCCGGACATGGCGCTCGTCAACGTCAACAACAAGGTCAACCTCGCGCAGACGACCCTGCCCGAGGAGGTGCGCCGCCAGGGCGTCACCGTTGTCAAGCGCTCGCCCGCCGCGCTCATGTTCTTCTCGTTCTTCTCGCCCGACGGCCGCTATGACGAGGTCTATCTGCACAACTGGATGCAGATCAACGTGGTGGACGAGCTCAAGCGCGTGGCCGGCGTGGGCGACTGCTCGGTGTTCGGCAACCGCAACTACTCCATGCGCATCTGGCTCCAGCCGGACAAGCTCGCCAAGTACGGCATCTCCACGCAGGAGGTGGCGGCCGCCATCCAGGAGCAGAATTCCCAGTTCGCGCCCGGGCGCCTCGGCGAAATGCCCGCCCCTCAAGATACCCAGCTCACCTGGCAGATCGACACCCTGGGGCGCCTCGTGACGCCCGAGCAGTTCGGCGAGATCATCGTCCGCACCGGGCCGGACAGCGCCATGCTGCGCTTGAAGGACGTGGCGGACATCAAGCTCGGCGGCCTCGACTACAGCGTGTCCTCGCGCTTCGACGGCATGCCCGCCTGCATGGGCGGCGTCTACCTGCTCCCGGGCGCCAACGCCATCGCCACCGGCGACCGCGTGTCCGCGCGCCTCGCCGAGATCGCCCAGACCATGCCCGACGGCATGGAATTCCAGCTCGTGGTGGATACCAATGACTTCGTCATGGAATCCATCCACGAGGTCATCAGCACCCTCATCGAGGCCATGATCCTCGTGTTCATCGTGGTCTTCGTCTTCCTCCAGAACTGGCGGGCCACGCTCATCCCCTGCATCGCGGTGCCCGTGTCCATCATCGGCACCTTCGCCGGCCTCTACGCGCTCGGCTTTTCCATCAACACGCTCACGCTCTTCGCCATGGTGCTCGCCATCGGCCTCGTGGTGGACGACGCCATCGTGGTGCTCGAAAACGTGGAGCGCATCATGAGCACCGAGCACTTGCCGCCCAAGGAAGCCACGGCCAAGAGCATGAACGAGATCACCGCCCCGGTCATCGCCATCGTGCTCGTGCTCTGCTCGGTGTTCATCCCCGTGGCCTTCATGGGCGGCCTCGCGGGCCAGATGTACAAGCAGTTCGCCATCACCATCGCGGTCTCGGTGACGCTCTCGGGCATCGTGGCGCTCACGCTCACGCCGTCGCTCTGCGCGCTTCTGCTCAAGCCGCACGCGGCCGACTACAAGCCGCCCAAGGCCTTCGTCTGGTTCGACTACACCTTCGGGCGCATCACCCACGCCTATTTGCGCGGCGTGCGCTACCTGAAGGACCACGGCGTCACGGCGCTCATCCTGACGGCCCTCATGTTCGTCTGCATCATCTGGCTCTTCAGGGTGGTGCCCGGCGGCCTCGTGCCCAACGAGGACCAGGGCTACACCCTCGGCATGGCCATCCTCGACGACGGCGCCTCGCTCAAGCGCACCGAGACCGTGGGCGACGTGATCAACGATTACGGCCTCAAGATCCCGGGCGTGCGCCATCTCGCCAACATCAACGGCATCGACATCACCACGGTCTCGGTGAAGAGCAACTATTCCACCTTCTTCACCACGCTGGAGCCGTGGAGCAAGCGCAAGAAAAAGTCGGAATCGGCCGGTGCCATCTCCGACAGGATGAAGGCCGTGACCATGATGCAGCCCGAGGCGGTGGTGCTGGGCTTCTTGCCGCCGCCCATCAGCGGCATGAGCACCACCGGCGGCTTCGAGGGCTATATCCAGATGCGCGGCGACGGCACGCTCAACGACCTCGAGAAGCAGGCCAACGCCTTCGTGGCCGAGGCCCTGAGCAGGAACGCCGACGGGACGCCCAAGTACCCGGCCATCGGCAGCGTGCAGAACCTCTTTTCCACGGGCTCGCCGCAGCTCTACGCCAACCTTGACCGCGACCGCTGCAAGGACATGGGCGTGAACATCAGCGACGTGTTCACCACCATGAGCGCCACGTTTGGCGGCATGTACGTCAACGACTTCAACTACATGGGCCGTACCTTTCAGGTGCGCCTCCAGTCCGAGTCGCAGTTCCGCCAGCTCCCCGAGGACCTCTCCGACGTCTATGTGCCCAACAACAAGGGCGAGATGATCCCGCTCACGGCCCTCATGACGCTGGAGCGGCGCACCGCCCCGCAGGTGGTGGAGCGCTACAACGTCTTCCCGGCGGCGCATGTCATGGGCAACCCGGCGGACGGCTATTCCTCGGGTCAGGCGCTGGCCGCCATGGAGGCCGTCGCCAGGACGCTCCCCAACGACTATTCGCTCGGCTGGGTGGGCTCGGCCCTGCAGGAAAAGCTCGCGAGCTCGGACACCACCATGATCTTCGTGCTGGCGCTCGTCATGGTCTTCCTCATCCTGGCCGCGCAGTACGAATCGTGGTCGCTGCCGCTCTCGGTGCTCACGGCCGTGCCCTTCGGCGTGTTCGGCGCCCTGGTGGCGACCTATTTCCGCGGGCTGGAGAATGACGTGTACTTCCAGGTGGCGCTCGTGACCATCATCGGCCTCGCCGCCAAGAACGCCATCCTCATCGTGGAATTCGCCGTGGACGCCTGGCACGACGGCCGCAGCCTCGACGTTGCCGCCATGCAGGCCGCGCGCCTGCGCTTCCGGCCCATCGTCATGACCTCGCTCGCCTTCATCCTCGGCGTGGTGCCGCTGGCCATCAGCACGGGCGCGGGCGCCAACAGCCGCCACTCCATCGGCACGGCGGTCATCGGCGGCATGCTGGGCGCCACCTGCATCGCCACTGTGTTCCTGCCGTATTTCTTCAAGCTCATCATGCAGATCTCGCTCAAGCTGCGCGGCAAGACAGACCCCAATGCCGGCAAGGGCAGCCTGGACGGGGAGGTGGACGACCTATGA